From a region of the Corallococcus coralloides DSM 2259 genome:
- a CDS encoding DUF3142 domain-containing protein — protein sequence MLPDSPIPHAASGPRRGWRATAVLTLLCLPLSVSTPVSPPPRLVLWAWERPEDLRFLEGRAVDVAFLLATLDLTDEDVHVLPRRQPLRVPPGTALKATVRLQVLPGSSLARFGPDRLESLAGSLAALVRRRPDVTALQLDFDARASEYDAYVDLLQRLRARLPPGMPLSITGLASWCVTGSWIARAPVDEVVPQLFRMGPDAPVWRARFSRGLPRPCAGSVGLALDEWQPVPPGVSTLYLFNPRPWTLDAFARAVAETRP from the coding sequence ATGCTCCCCGACTCTCCCATTCCGCATGCGGCATCCGGCCCACGGCGCGGCTGGCGGGCCACCGCCGTCCTTACGCTGCTGTGCCTGCCCTTGTCGGTGTCCACGCCGGTGTCGCCGCCGCCCCGTCTGGTCCTCTGGGCCTGGGAGCGGCCGGAGGACCTGCGCTTCCTGGAGGGCCGGGCGGTGGACGTCGCCTTCCTGCTGGCGACGCTCGACCTCACGGACGAGGACGTCCATGTGCTGCCCCGCCGGCAGCCGCTCCGGGTTCCTCCGGGCACGGCGTTGAAGGCCACCGTGCGGTTGCAGGTGCTTCCGGGGAGCTCGCTCGCGCGCTTCGGCCCGGACCGGCTGGAGTCGTTGGCTGGGAGTCTGGCGGCGCTCGTGCGCCGCCGCCCTGACGTGACGGCGCTGCAGCTGGACTTCGATGCCCGTGCATCGGAGTACGACGCCTACGTCGACCTGCTCCAGCGGCTGCGCGCGCGCCTGCCTCCGGGGATGCCGCTGTCCATCACGGGGCTCGCGTCGTGGTGTGTGACCGGCAGCTGGATTGCGCGCGCACCCGTGGATGAGGTGGTGCCGCAGCTCTTCCGCATGGGCCCGGACGCGCCGGTCTGGCGTGCCCGGTTCTCGCGCGGCCTGCCTCGCCCGTGCGCGGGCAGCGTGGGCCTGGCCCTGGACGAGTGGCAGCCCGTGCCTCCCGGCGTTTCGACCCTCTATCTCTTCAACCCCCGGCCGTGGACGCTTGATGCGTTCGCTCGCGCCGTGGCGGAGACCCGACCATGA